In Mastigocladopsis repens PCC 10914, a single window of DNA contains:
- a CDS encoding DMT family transporter, producing the protein MQKLTMGVLEWILLLILSVLWGSSFFFNEVALKELQPFTLVLGRVSLAAVALTAFVFLQGKQIPVSLTLWREFLLMGALNNLIPFSLIVWGQTHIDSGLAAILNATTPIFTVVLAHFLTQDERLTFNRLVGTMLGLCGVVVLIGSDALRGLSLNSLGHFAILGAACSYGCAGIYGRRFRKLPPAVAAAGMLISSTILLLPLTLLLERPLTFKPSVTTWGALIGLSLLSTALAYIIYFHILTKAGATNLVLVTFVIPVSSLFLGVFILGEQLHWTTFASMVLIFIGLAAIDGRAIARIRQLIGVS; encoded by the coding sequence ATGCAGAAACTAACAATGGGTGTTTTGGAGTGGATACTTCTGTTAATACTGTCTGTATTATGGGGTAGCTCCTTCTTTTTCAATGAAGTTGCGCTCAAAGAGTTGCAGCCATTTACTTTAGTGCTAGGTCGAGTGAGCTTGGCAGCAGTCGCACTGACAGCCTTCGTTTTTCTTCAAGGGAAGCAGATACCCGTTTCTCTCACCTTGTGGCGTGAATTTTTGCTCATGGGAGCTTTGAATAATCTCATTCCGTTTAGCTTAATTGTCTGGGGGCAAACTCATATTGATAGCGGGCTTGCTGCCATTCTCAACGCTACGACACCTATATTCACTGTGGTATTAGCTCACTTCCTCACTCAAGATGAGCGCCTAACTTTCAATCGCCTAGTAGGTACTATGTTAGGACTATGTGGTGTGGTTGTACTGATTGGTTCAGATGCTCTACGTGGACTAAGTCTGAACAGTTTAGGACACTTTGCTATTCTGGGTGCTGCTTGCTCGTATGGCTGCGCTGGAATTTATGGACGCCGTTTTAGAAAATTGCCCCCTGCTGTTGCAGCAGCAGGAATGCTCATAAGCTCGACAATTCTGTTGTTACCACTAACTTTGCTTCTAGAGCGACCATTGACCTTCAAACCCAGTGTTACGACTTGGGGAGCTTTGATAGGGTTATCGTTACTCAGTACGGCACTTGCCTATATAATCTATTTTCATATTTTGACTAAAGCTGGCGCTACTAATTTAGTGCTTGTCACCTTCGTGATCCCAGTCAGTTCTCTTTTTCTGGGCGTGTTTATCCTGGGTGAGCAGTTACACTGGACGACATTCGCAAGTATGGTGCTTATCTTTATAGGTCTTGCTGCTATAGATGGTAGAGCGATTGCTCGCATTCGACAGTTGATTGGAGTCAGTTAA
- the ada gene encoding bifunctional DNA-binding transcriptional regulator/O6-methylguanine-DNA methyltransferase Ada, which produces MELQKTLNTETTLWQAVLNRNPGFEGKLFYGVRSTGVYCRLTCPSRRPNRNQVCFFDSAQKAETAGFRPCKRCQPQSETVPNLTKTKILAVCRYIEEQVDRIPTLSELSSHFGMSPSYLQREFKRVIGLSPFQYADALRSERFKQRLQEGEDIAPALYDTGYGSSSRLYEKASKQLGMTPKTYRCSGKGMQITYTVVPCSLGYLLVATTEKGICAVKLGDEADELERILVSEFNQADIVHDDHTHKEWIQTILDFITGDEPHLDLPLDIRGTAFQKQVWQALQKIPYGETRTYAEIARDIGKPHAVRAVGSACGANPTALIVPCHRVLRTDGNLGGYHWGISRKQKLLAQEAKRRGETRIPKKR; this is translated from the coding sequence ATGGAATTACAAAAGACTCTAAACACAGAGACAACCCTTTGGCAAGCAGTTCTCAATCGAAACCCCGGTTTTGAAGGAAAACTTTTCTATGGTGTCCGTTCTACAGGCGTTTACTGTCGGCTGACTTGCCCTAGTCGAAGACCAAATAGGAACCAGGTTTGTTTCTTTGATTCGGCACAAAAGGCTGAAACTGCTGGTTTTCGACCTTGTAAGCGTTGTCAGCCACAATCTGAAACAGTTCCCAATTTGACCAAGACTAAAATCTTAGCAGTGTGTCGATACATAGAAGAACAAGTTGATCGCATCCCAACCCTATCGGAACTAAGCTCTCACTTTGGCATGAGTCCCAGCTATCTGCAAAGGGAATTCAAGCGAGTCATTGGCTTATCTCCCTTTCAATATGCAGATGCGCTTCGTAGTGAACGATTCAAACAGCGTCTTCAGGAAGGTGAGGACATTGCTCCTGCGCTTTACGACACAGGATATGGATCTAGTAGCCGACTGTATGAAAAAGCATCCAAGCAACTTGGAATGACACCAAAGACTTATCGGTGTAGTGGTAAGGGAATGCAGATTACCTATACTGTTGTTCCATGTTCTCTAGGATATTTGCTTGTGGCAACAACAGAGAAAGGAATCTGCGCCGTTAAATTGGGTGATGAAGCAGACGAGCTAGAACGTATTCTTGTGAGTGAATTCAATCAGGCAGATATCGTGCATGATGACCACACCCACAAAGAGTGGATACAGACAATCCTCGACTTTATCACAGGAGATGAGCCACACCTCGATTTGCCGCTTGATATACGCGGGACAGCATTTCAAAAACAAGTCTGGCAAGCATTGCAGAAAATTCCGTATGGCGAAACACGCACCTATGCTGAGATTGCTCGTGATATTGGTAAGCCTCACGCAGTCCGCGCTGTAGGTAGTGCTTGTGGTGCTAATCCGACAGCGCTTATTGTACCGTGTCACCGTGTCTTGCGAACTGATGGCAATCTTGGTGGTTATCACTGGGGAATTTCGCGCAAACAAAAACTACTGGCACAAGAAGCGAAACGGAGGGGGGAGACACGCATCCCAAAAAAAAGATAA
- a CDS encoding amino acid ABC transporter ATP-binding protein, protein MDNSTSAIVFKDIEKSYGSLKVLKGITGEIKRGEVVAVIGASGCGKSTLLRCFNRLETIERGRLVVNDIDLSQPSFSNKQLRQLRTQVGMVFQQFNLFPHLSVLENLTLAPRKVLGKSAKESTQLAGFYLEKVGLFDKASAYPEQLSGGQKQRVAIARSLCMNPQVMLFDEPTSALDPELVGEVLQVMQQLAAEGMTMVVVTHEMQFAREVAHQVIFLDQGVVVEQGAAHILANPQSDRLRTFLSRLNGRELGITNYEC, encoded by the coding sequence ATGGACAATTCCACCTCTGCAATTGTCTTTAAAGACATTGAGAAGAGTTATGGTTCCCTAAAAGTGCTAAAGGGAATCACCGGTGAAATCAAACGCGGAGAAGTTGTAGCAGTCATAGGTGCTTCTGGTTGTGGTAAAAGTACTCTGCTACGCTGCTTCAACCGCTTGGAAACTATTGAACGTGGGCGTTTAGTCGTCAACGATATTGACCTATCGCAACCTAGTTTCAGTAACAAGCAACTGCGACAACTACGAACACAAGTAGGCATGGTTTTCCAGCAGTTTAACCTGTTTCCTCATCTGAGCGTACTAGAAAATCTCACACTTGCTCCGCGTAAAGTGCTAGGAAAATCCGCGAAAGAAAGTACACAACTTGCGGGATTTTATCTTGAAAAAGTTGGACTGTTTGACAAAGCATCTGCCTATCCAGAACAACTTTCCGGTGGACAAAAGCAACGGGTAGCTATTGCCCGCAGCTTGTGTATGAATCCCCAAGTTATGCTCTTTGATGAACCCACTAGCGCCCTAGACCCAGAACTTGTTGGTGAAGTGTTGCAAGTCATGCAGCAGTTGGCAGCAGAAGGTATGACAATGGTGGTTGTGACACATGAAATGCAATTTGCCCGAGAAGTGGCGCATCAAGTTATATTTTTGGATCAAGGTGTTGTGGTAGAACAAGGTGCGGCTCACATTCTTGCCAATCCACAGAGCGATCGCCTACGTACTTTTCTTAGTCGTCTCAATGGCAGAGAGTTAGGAATTACGAATTATGAATG
- a CDS encoding DNA-3-methyladenine glycosylase family protein codes for MFTNSESLTQESLARGLMVLASRDSDFAQILETLGPPPLWERKAGFSTLLRIILEQQVSLAAARAVFDRLCGVVVPLTPENFLTLDDVQLKTIGFSRQKTVYGRALAIAIISGQLDLTTLETMDETVIRTELKRIKGIGDWTVDIYLLMALQRPDVFPKGDLALAIALQKIKGLVLRPTPEELEAIAESWRPWRAVAARILWHYYLSNSNRKGFKKSTP; via the coding sequence ATGTTTACTAACTCAGAATCACTCACACAAGAAAGTCTTGCTCGTGGTTTGATGGTGCTTGCCAGCCGTGACAGCGATTTTGCCCAAATTTTAGAAACTCTGGGACCTCCGCCTTTATGGGAAAGAAAAGCAGGCTTCTCAACACTCCTACGTATAATTTTGGAACAGCAAGTATCCTTAGCTGCTGCAAGGGCTGTCTTTGACCGTCTATGTGGGGTGGTAGTACCACTGACGCCGGAAAATTTTCTCACACTTGATGATGTTCAATTGAAGACAATTGGGTTTAGTCGGCAAAAGACTGTCTATGGTCGTGCATTAGCGATCGCAATCATCAGCGGTCAGCTTGATCTGACCACCCTAGAGACAATGGACGAAACAGTTATCCGGACCGAGCTAAAGCGCATCAAAGGTATTGGAGATTGGACAGTGGATATATACTTACTAATGGCGCTGCAACGCCCTGATGTTTTTCCTAAAGGCGATTTAGCACTTGCGATCGCTTTACAGAAAATTAAGGGATTAGTACTACGTCCAACACCAGAAGAACTAGAAGCAATTGCCGAAAGCTGGCGACCATGGCGTGCTGTTGCTGCCAGAATTTTATGGCACTACTACCTCAGCAATTCCAATCGTAAAGGATTTAAAAAAAGTACTCCATAG
- a CDS encoding sensor histidine kinase: MNETVKALQTPDYQQGALPLLKRIAANLPGMIFQFLKQQDGTQFVIYASSGCRELFELEPEVLQANFQVLNELIHPQDIKAFEESIAISCATGEAWQWEGRIITASGKLKWIQGNSHSERQPSGDMIWDGLFIDITDRKLAEEKSRDSEARYKAILDAIPDLMFRISRDGKYLDFKGDGANVTIPGNEIVGKNLQDLLPPDVALKSQKAIANTLNSKTLQTCEYQLPTPLGNRDYEARLVVSGQDEVLAIVRDITERKQAEELLCLSSKRDRLLAQTLSRIRQSLNLDQILQTTVNEVRQFLEADRVFIALNDTHAQSRILAESVDPKYPSVLNWKNSDKTLLEELKTILSSHRVRIVEDTTQIAASPKLKALYKQFQIRANLAVPIMRGEELFGALIANQCSEVRYWTPMEIDLLQQMSEQVAIAIQQGQLYQQLEQLNMNLERQVEERTAQLQQKMLELQELNRVKDVVLHTVSHELRTSVLGNLMVLNNLHNLLNTGMGNGKDAHSDDVSVSTDTCTPLATSRERTVSSVGKPSSPCPRVNASFIPVSGSIIKRMIQGNDRQLEMIESLLELHTSEAQGIVLHKEVVSFGTLAMTIIRDLEPMLTQHQATVKNLVPDDLPLVIADPAQLQKVFVNLLTHSWQHNPPGIKFTLKATVETGRIRAYIQDDGVGMSKLECDRLFDLYVREPQARSSTRIGLKMYLCRQIIKAHGGEIGVSSNRKCGLTFNFTLPLATPS; the protein is encoded by the coding sequence GTGAATGAAACTGTGAAAGCGCTACAGACGCCAGATTATCAACAAGGAGCATTGCCCCTGCTAAAAAGAATTGCTGCCAACTTACCAGGAATGATTTTCCAGTTCCTCAAGCAGCAGGATGGAACTCAGTTTGTTATATACGCCAGTTCTGGCTGTAGAGAACTGTTTGAATTGGAACCTGAAGTATTGCAGGCAAACTTTCAAGTGCTAAACGAACTGATTCATCCACAGGATATTAAAGCTTTTGAAGAATCTATTGCCATCTCTTGCGCCACGGGAGAAGCTTGGCAGTGGGAAGGTCGCATCATTACTGCGAGTGGCAAACTTAAGTGGATTCAAGGGAATTCTCACTCAGAACGACAACCTTCGGGAGACATGATCTGGGATGGTTTGTTCATAGATATAACAGACAGGAAGTTAGCGGAAGAAAAATCGCGAGATAGTGAGGCACGGTATAAAGCAATTTTGGATGCTATTCCGGATTTGATGTTTCGCATTAGTCGAGATGGCAAGTATCTCGACTTTAAAGGTGACGGTGCAAATGTTACCATTCCCGGAAATGAAATTGTTGGGAAAAATTTGCAGGATTTGTTGCCTCCAGATGTTGCTTTAAAAAGCCAAAAGGCAATTGCAAACACTTTGAATTCAAAAACTTTGCAAACTTGCGAATATCAACTGCCAACGCCTTTGGGAAACAGAGATTATGAGGCGCGGTTGGTCGTCAGTGGGCAAGACGAAGTGTTGGCAATTGTGCGGGATATCACTGAACGCAAGCAGGCAGAGGAATTACTGTGCCTTTCCTCAAAACGCGATCGCCTATTGGCTCAAACGCTATCGCGAATTCGTCAGTCGCTTAACCTAGACCAAATACTGCAAACCACCGTTAACGAAGTTCGGCAATTTCTAGAAGCAGATCGAGTTTTCATAGCTTTAAATGATACTCATGCCCAATCCAGAATCCTTGCCGAATCAGTAGATCCCAAATATCCATCAGTTCTAAATTGGAAAAACAGCGATAAAACACTTCTGGAAGAACTGAAAACAATCCTCAGTAGTCATCGGGTACGTATAGTTGAAGATACCACGCAAATAGCAGCATCTCCTAAATTAAAAGCGCTTTATAAACAATTCCAAATTAGAGCTAACTTGGCTGTACCAATTATGCGAGGAGAGGAATTATTTGGTGCATTGATTGCCAACCAATGCAGCGAAGTACGCTATTGGACTCCTATGGAAATTGATTTGCTCCAACAAATGTCTGAACAGGTAGCGATCGCCATTCAGCAAGGACAACTTTATCAACAACTGGAGCAACTTAACATGAATTTGGAACGTCAAGTAGAAGAACGTACCGCACAGCTACAGCAAAAAATGCTGGAACTCCAAGAACTCAACAGGGTGAAAGATGTCGTTTTGCACACTGTTTCCCATGAATTGCGGACTTCGGTGCTTGGCAATTTGATGGTACTGAATAATTTGCATAATTTGCTCAACACAGGAATGGGGAATGGAAAAGACGCACACAGTGATGATGTCTCCGTGTCAACGGACACTTGCACGCCACTTGCTACCTCACGCGAACGGACAGTTTCTTCCGTAGGGAAACCGTCCTCCCCATGTCCTCGCGTAAACGCGTCCTTTATCCCCGTGTCTGGCTCGATCATCAAGCGTATGATTCAAGGTAACGACCGCCAATTGGAAATGATTGAATCACTACTCGAACTTCATACTAGTGAAGCACAGGGAATTGTTCTCCATAAAGAGGTCGTTTCATTTGGAACATTGGCTATGACAATTATTAGAGACTTGGAGCCAATGCTGACACAACATCAAGCCACTGTGAAAAATTTGGTTCCAGATGACTTACCATTAGTGATTGCTGACCCAGCTCAACTGCAAAAAGTTTTTGTCAATTTATTGACTCATAGCTGGCAACACAATCCACCTGGAATAAAGTTTACCCTGAAAGCTACAGTTGAGACAGGAAGGATTCGCGCTTACATTCAAGATGACGGTGTAGGTATGAGCAAGTTAGAGTGCGATCGCCTCTTTGATTTGTATGTGCGCGAACCGCAAGCCCGTTCTTCAACAAGGATTGGTTTAAAAATGTATCTGTGTCGGCAAATTATTAAGGCACACGGCGGTGAAATTGGTGTCAGTAGCAACCGTAAGTGCGGGTTAACCTTCAACTTCACATTACCTCTGGCAACCCCATCCTAA
- a CDS encoding PAS domain S-box protein: MATGFRTVQKYLKKAFSTAFYRTGDAVTTEYEAWRDRFLWQRLHLALWIALILVLTFTLRDIYDALFHLQELAKVPKEFKTLVFVVEAAIMLSLLSCIALHRTQFGRRHPGFVFLGLSWSITLLEQIWATLNNFALPDIVTWFLVFLSQATLMSVRWTLHLVSQLGVLVYYFSVNTVLGLKLPPQDSDKSIYNVTLILALFWYCFICNLGVYLYDRLQRSEFFARRELETAYQKLGAAEEKYRSIFENAVEGIFQSTPDGRYITANPALASIYGYSSPEEVTALTDIEHQLYVNPNRRAEFMRLIEEFGSVSEFESQIYRKDGSIVWISEKAYAVRDESGKLLYYEGLIEDITKRKQVEEALQEQFNFLQVLINTIPTPVFYQNAQGIYVGCNKAFEEILGLSKQQILGKSVYDIAPKDLADKYYQADLALFEQRGVQTYESSVVYNDGTKHDVIFYKATFSKADGTLGGLVGVILDISQRKHTEEALRVFFHAVSHDLRNPVLGTLMVLKNLLSRSEEKILLPRSILERMVQSSDRQLNLINSLMEAHVSEVQGIVLQRQTVQLHKVVAAAIADLEQMLKENQAILTNLVSVDLPLVNADPTQLWRVYSNLIVNAVKHNPPGLSITLDATVEGDKMCCTVCDNGVGMSQQQSEHLFDLYFRGGNVRNSLSLGLGLYLCRQIITAHGGKIGVKSTQGEGANFWFTLPIQAVEQE, encoded by the coding sequence ATGGCGACCGGATTTAGAACAGTACAAAAATATTTGAAAAAAGCTTTTTCAACCGCCTTTTATAGAACAGGCGATGCAGTCACTACTGAATATGAGGCTTGGCGCGATCGCTTTTTATGGCAAAGATTGCATCTGGCACTGTGGATCGCGTTAATCTTGGTTTTGACCTTTACCTTGCGGGACATTTACGACGCTTTATTCCACCTTCAGGAGTTAGCAAAAGTTCCAAAAGAGTTTAAAACCCTTGTTTTTGTCGTGGAAGCTGCTATAATGCTAAGTTTACTTAGTTGCATAGCCCTTCATAGAACTCAATTCGGTCGTCGTCATCCGGGGTTTGTGTTCCTTGGCTTATCCTGGTCAATCACTCTACTCGAGCAAATTTGGGCAACACTCAACAATTTCGCCCTGCCTGATATCGTAACTTGGTTCCTGGTGTTCCTGAGTCAAGCGACACTTATGTCGGTTCGCTGGACCCTGCACCTTGTCTCTCAATTGGGTGTACTGGTTTACTATTTCAGTGTAAATACAGTACTGGGACTAAAGCTACCACCACAGGATAGTGATAAGTCAATCTATAATGTGACATTGATTTTAGCCCTGTTTTGGTACTGTTTTATCTGTAACTTAGGTGTCTACTTATACGACCGTTTGCAACGCTCAGAATTTTTCGCCCGCAGAGAACTGGAGACAGCGTACCAAAAACTAGGGGCTGCGGAAGAAAAATACCGTAGTATTTTTGAAAATGCAGTTGAAGGTATTTTCCAAAGCACACCAGATGGACGTTACATTACGGCAAATCCCGCATTAGCAAGTATTTATGGATACTCTTCACCGGAAGAAGTTACAGCACTCACTGATATTGAACATCAACTGTATGTTAATCCCAATCGTCGCGCAGAGTTTATGCGCTTAATTGAAGAGTTTGGCAGCGTCTCTGAATTTGAATCCCAGATATATCGCAAAGACGGTAGCATTGTCTGGATTTCGGAAAAGGCATATGCCGTGCGTGATGAAAGCGGAAAACTTCTTTACTACGAAGGGTTGATTGAAGATATTACTAAGCGCAAGCAAGTAGAAGAAGCTCTACAGGAACAGTTTAATTTTTTACAAGTATTAATTAATACAATACCAACTCCGGTTTTTTATCAAAATGCACAAGGGATCTATGTCGGCTGTAACAAAGCTTTTGAGGAAATTTTAGGTTTGAGTAAACAGCAGATTCTGGGAAAGTCTGTCTATGATATTGCCCCCAAGGATTTAGCTGATAAATATTATCAAGCAGACTTAGCGCTGTTTGAGCAGCGCGGAGTTCAAACTTATGAAAGCTCTGTTGTCTACAACGATGGCACGAAACATGATGTGATATTTTACAAAGCAACTTTTTCTAAGGCTGATGGTACCCTTGGTGGTTTGGTAGGCGTAATTTTGGATATCAGCCAACGCAAACACACTGAGGAAGCACTACGAGTCTTTTTCCATGCAGTTTCCCATGATTTACGCAACCCAGTGCTTGGAACTTTGATGGTTCTCAAGAATTTGCTTTCTCGTTCGGAAGAAAAAATATTACTTCCTCGCTCGATTTTAGAGCGGATGGTGCAAAGTAGCGATCGCCAATTGAACTTGATTAACTCGTTAATGGAAGCTCATGTCAGCGAAGTGCAAGGTATTGTCTTGCAACGTCAAACCGTGCAGTTGCATAAGGTAGTCGCAGCTGCCATTGCAGATTTAGAGCAAATGCTCAAAGAAAATCAAGCTATCTTAACAAATTTAGTTTCAGTAGATTTACCGTTAGTCAATGCCGATCCAACACAACTGTGGCGAGTCTATTCTAATTTAATTGTCAATGCTGTCAAACATAATCCTCCTGGATTAAGTATTACCCTCGATGCCACTGTTGAAGGTGATAAGATGTGTTGCACTGTTTGTGATAACGGTGTTGGGATGAGTCAGCAACAGAGCGAGCATCTGTTTGACCTTTACTTTCGAGGTGGTAATGTCCGCAATTCTTTGAGTTTGGGATTGGGGTTGTATTTGTGTCGGCAAATTATTACAGCACACGGTGGTAAAATTGGTGTGAAAAGCACCCAAGGAGAGGGGGCAAATTTTTGGTTTACTTTGCCGATACAAGCTGTAGAGCAAGAGTGA